In Thermoanaerobaculales bacterium, one DNA window encodes the following:
- the recF gene encoding DNA replication and repair protein RecF (All proteins in this family for which functions are known are DNA-binding proteins that assist the filamentation of RecA onto DNA for the initiation of recombination or recombinational repair.) codes for MLIRALTARSFRNLGETTARFAAGVNLIVGGNGEGKTNLLEAVSVLANLRSFRSARWSAVARHDHTGFALAGEVEGGLGSVRLEQAVELGPPLRRRLLINGAPAAVERYLSLCPVTAMTAADGELVVGPPAARRALLDRLTFLMAPSALETIRCFQRTLRQRNAGLAGGSSERELDAWDDGLARAAAALVVRRRRGLAALTGAFQEAYGALRGAAFPAIELGYRAEPWLSESESTPEVEESYRKRYNEARVRDRRAGHTQEGPHRHDLRIVAEDRPAREVLSSGQIKVVAAALRLATVIHVERERGEPLPVMVDDVDAELDREVFARLTRALSSERQLLLTSAHPELVAPAFPEALVLEMERGSCRPGDGSGD; via the coding sequence TTGCTGATCCGCGCCCTGACCGCCCGGTCCTTCCGGAACCTGGGGGAGACCACGGCGCGCTTCGCGGCCGGCGTCAACCTGATCGTCGGCGGCAACGGCGAGGGCAAGACCAACCTTCTCGAGGCGGTGTCGGTGCTCGCCAACCTGCGCTCGTTCCGCAGCGCGCGCTGGAGCGCGGTCGCCCGCCATGACCACACCGGGTTCGCCCTGGCCGGAGAGGTCGAGGGAGGCCTGGGCAGCGTCCGCCTCGAGCAGGCGGTCGAGCTCGGCCCGCCGCTGCGGCGCCGCCTGCTGATCAACGGCGCGCCGGCGGCGGTCGAGCGCTACCTGTCGCTGTGTCCGGTCACGGCCATGACCGCGGCCGACGGCGAGCTGGTGGTGGGACCGCCGGCGGCGCGGCGGGCGCTCCTCGATCGGCTCACCTTCCTGATGGCGCCCTCCGCCCTGGAGACGATCCGCTGCTTCCAGCGCACGCTGCGGCAGCGCAACGCCGGCCTTGCCGGGGGCTCGAGCGAGCGCGAGCTGGACGCCTGGGACGACGGGCTGGCACGGGCGGCCGCCGCGCTCGTGGTGCGGCGGCGGCGGGGGCTGGCTGCGCTGACCGGCGCCTTCCAGGAGGCCTACGGCGCGCTGCGGGGCGCGGCCTTCCCGGCGATCGAGCTCGGCTACCGCGCGGAGCCCTGGCTGAGTGAGTCGGAATCGACCCCGGAAGTGGAAGAATCGTACCGAAAACGGTATAATGAAGCCCGGGTTCGTGACCGCCGGGCGGGCCACACCCAGGAAGGGCCGCACCGCCATGACCTGCGCATCGTCGCGGAGGATCGGCCAGCCAGGGAGGTCCTGAGTTCAGGCCAGATCAAGGTCGTGGCTGCCGCCCTCCGACTGGCAACAGTCATTCACGTGGAAAGAGAACGGGGAGAGCCGCTCCCGGTGATGGTTGATGATGTCGACGCGGAGCTCGATCGCGAGGTGTTCGCCCGGTTGACCCGGGCCCTGTCGAGCGAACGCCAGCTGCTGCTGACCAGCGCTCACCCGGAGCTGGTCGCGCCAGCCTTCCCGGAGGCGCTCGTCCTGGAAATGGAGCGCGGCAGCTGCCGGCCCGGCGACGGCAGTGGAGATTGA
- the gyrB gene encoding DNA topoisomerase (ATP-hydrolyzing) subunit B, which yields MTESYTAKNIKVLKGRDAVRKRPGMYIGDVGDIAGLHHMVWEVVDNSIDEAQAGFCDRITVTVHADQTVTVADNGRGIPVDEHRESGRSAAEVIMTELHAGGKFDSDSYKVSGGLHGVGVSVVNFLSEWLRLEIHRDGTVWEQSYSQGVPDAPLAPIGKTHKSGTIVSFKPDPKIFKILEFHPDLLVRHLRELAFLCSGLEVVFEDEAAERSESFRFTGGLVEFTRYLNKSKTVLHDPPILLLDANDRGEQVEVTLQWHDGYSENVLAFTNTVCNHDGGTHLSGFRSAMTRTINAYALAQNLLKGGDDNLSGEDVREGLTAIIAVRIREPRFSSQTKDKLVSSEVKGWVESTINEQLAVYFEENPAVAKKIVSKCLDAARAREAARKARELTRRKSALENSALPGKLADCSERDPSLAEIFIVEGDSAGGSAKQGRDRRFQAILPLRGKILNVEKARFDRMLASEEIRALIQCLGTGIGTEEFDPLKVRYHKIIIMTDADVDGSHIRTLLLTFFYRQMEELIARGHLFIAQPPLYKVSRRKQEIYLKDDGELSRFLLDRVADEFRLVLGASGIDLAGDELRAALLACEAWHRTLASLERRGFPPDIVLAALDLTEGDDHPPGSEAYARALAADLADLGYESVRVELDEEHGVSEVVCGVGVNGRGWEVRLGRVLSDSGHFRRAKQQLAQIAPLRVGPYHLERNGDRATLDTLRELVAHVYEVAKRGLAIQRYKGLGEMNPHQLWETTMAPGNRRLLQVTVEDAARADELFTVLMGDAVEPRRRFIEENALEARNLDI from the coding sequence ATGACCGAGTCCTACACGGCGAAGAACATCAAGGTGCTCAAGGGTCGCGACGCCGTGCGCAAGCGACCGGGCATGTACATCGGCGATGTCGGCGACATCGCCGGCCTCCACCACATGGTCTGGGAGGTCGTGGACAACTCGATCGACGAGGCTCAGGCCGGCTTCTGCGACCGGATCACGGTGACCGTGCACGCCGACCAGACCGTCACCGTCGCCGACAACGGCCGCGGCATCCCGGTCGACGAGCACCGGGAGTCGGGCCGGTCGGCGGCCGAGGTCATCATGACCGAGCTCCACGCCGGCGGGAAGTTCGACTCCGACTCCTACAAGGTGTCGGGCGGTCTGCATGGCGTCGGCGTCAGCGTCGTCAACTTCCTGTCCGAGTGGCTGCGGCTCGAGATCCACCGCGACGGGACGGTCTGGGAGCAGAGCTACTCGCAGGGCGTGCCCGACGCGCCGCTGGCGCCGATCGGCAAGACCCACAAGAGCGGCACCATCGTCTCCTTCAAGCCGGACCCCAAGATCTTCAAGATCCTGGAGTTCCACCCCGACCTCCTGGTCCGCCACCTGCGCGAGCTCGCGTTTCTGTGCTCCGGCCTCGAAGTCGTGTTCGAGGACGAGGCCGCCGAGCGCTCGGAGTCGTTCCGCTTCACGGGCGGGCTGGTCGAGTTCACCAGGTACCTCAACAAGTCCAAAACCGTGCTCCACGACCCGCCGATCCTGCTGCTCGACGCCAACGACCGCGGCGAGCAGGTCGAGGTGACGCTGCAGTGGCACGACGGCTACTCCGAGAACGTGCTCGCGTTCACCAACACCGTCTGCAACCACGACGGCGGGACCCACCTGTCGGGCTTCCGCTCGGCGATGACCCGGACCATCAACGCCTACGCCCTGGCCCAGAACCTGCTCAAGGGCGGGGATGACAACCTCAGCGGCGAGGACGTCCGCGAGGGCCTCACCGCGATCATCGCGGTGCGCATCCGCGAGCCGCGCTTCTCCAGTCAGACCAAGGACAAGCTGGTCTCCTCCGAGGTCAAGGGCTGGGTCGAGTCGACGATCAACGAGCAGCTCGCCGTCTACTTCGAGGAGAACCCGGCGGTCGCGAAGAAGATCGTCTCGAAGTGCCTCGACGCGGCGCGGGCGCGCGAGGCGGCGCGCAAGGCGCGCGAGCTGACCCGCCGCAAGAGCGCGCTCGAGAACTCGGCGCTGCCGGGGAAGCTCGCCGACTGCTCGGAGCGCGATCCTTCGCTTGCCGAGATCTTCATCGTCGAGGGGGACTCCGCAGGGGGCTCGGCGAAGCAGGGCCGGGACCGCCGCTTCCAGGCGATCCTCCCGCTGCGCGGCAAGATCCTCAACGTGGAGAAGGCCCGCTTCGACCGGATGCTGGCGTCGGAGGAGATCCGCGCCCTCATCCAGTGCCTCGGAACCGGGATCGGCACCGAGGAGTTCGACCCGCTCAAGGTCCGCTACCACAAGATCATCATCATGACCGACGCCGACGTCGACGGCTCCCACATCCGGACCCTGCTGCTGACCTTCTTCTACCGCCAGATGGAGGAGCTGATCGCGCGCGGCCACCTGTTCATCGCGCAGCCGCCGCTCTATAAGGTGTCGCGCCGCAAGCAGGAGATCTACCTCAAGGACGACGGCGAGCTGTCGAGGTTCCTGCTCGACCGGGTGGCCGACGAGTTTCGGCTGGTCCTGGGGGCGTCCGGCATCGACCTCGCGGGCGACGAGCTGCGGGCGGCGCTGCTCGCCTGCGAGGCGTGGCACCGCACCCTCGCGTCACTCGAGCGGCGCGGCTTCCCGCCCGACATCGTGCTGGCCGCCCTCGATCTGACCGAGGGCGACGACCACCCGCCCGGCAGCGAGGCCTACGCGCGCGCTCTCGCGGCCGACCTCGCCGACCTCGGCTACGAGTCCGTCCGGGTCGAGCTCGACGAGGAGCACGGGGTCTCCGAGGTGGTGTGCGGCGTCGGCGTCAACGGCCGCGGCTGGGAGGTCCGCCTGGGGCGCGTGCTGTCGGACAGCGGGCACTTCCGCAGGGCCAAGCAGCAGCTCGCGCAGATCGCGCCGCTGCGGGTCGGGCCTTACCACCTCGAGCGCAATGGCGATCGGGCGACCCTCGACACCCTGCGCGAGCTGGTGGCCCACGTCTACGAGGTCGCGAAGCGCGGCCTTGCCATCCAGCGCTACAAGGGCCTCGGCGAGATGAACCCTCACCAGCTGTGGGAGACGACGATGGCCCCCGGCAATCGGCGCCTGCTGCAGGTCACCGTCGAGGACGCCGCGCGGGCCGACGAGCTTTTCACCGTCTTGATGGGCGACGCGGTCGAGCCGCGGCGCCGCTTCATCGAGGAGAACGCCCTCGAGGCGCGCAACCTCGACATCTGA
- the dnaA gene encoding chromosomal replication initiator protein DnaA — protein MERWKELQPHLQKMLGEDEYATWIGPLRVVASNERSLTLSSDNSIVTDWVRDHLLSDIETVARGHFGPAYRIEIAATAGGGAKRSSAAAAAPFATHPIHPAFTFDRFVVGPSNQFATAAAEAVADRPGEAYNPLYIYGGSGLGKTHLLHAIAHRVDERYKRRKTKLKVVYMTTEQFVNELINCIRRKQMELFRQTFRGVDILLLDDIQFIAGKEQTQQEFFHTFNTLQSTGRQVVFTSDARPADIPGLEERLRSRFLQGLIADIQPPDLETRCAILREKARAIGWELPEDVVLFIARRVQKNVRELEGYLNRTIAYAQLKNTRITVDVVRMALFELMPDQRQTSPGDIIRFVAQHYGIRVADLKGRSNRRSIALPRQVAMYLIRDILELSFPEIGKIFAKHHSTAMYAVDIIQKMRQSNPDFDATLTAFRDHFG, from the coding sequence ATGGAGCGCTGGAAGGAGCTGCAGCCGCATCTCCAGAAGATGCTGGGGGAGGACGAGTACGCGACCTGGATCGGCCCCCTGCGGGTGGTCGCGAGCAACGAGCGGTCGCTGACGCTGTCCTCGGACAACTCGATCGTGACCGATTGGGTGCGCGACCACCTGCTCTCCGACATCGAGACCGTGGCCCGCGGCCACTTCGGACCCGCCTACCGGATCGAGATCGCCGCCACGGCGGGCGGCGGGGCCAAGCGGTCGAGCGCCGCGGCCGCGGCGCCCTTCGCCACCCACCCGATCCACCCCGCCTTCACCTTCGACCGGTTCGTGGTCGGACCCTCCAACCAGTTCGCGACCGCGGCGGCGGAGGCGGTCGCCGATCGCCCGGGCGAGGCCTACAACCCGCTCTACATCTACGGCGGCTCCGGCCTCGGCAAGACCCATCTCCTGCACGCCATCGCCCACCGGGTCGATGAGCGCTACAAGCGCCGCAAGACCAAGCTCAAGGTCGTCTACATGACCACCGAGCAGTTCGTCAACGAGCTGATCAACTGCATCCGGCGCAAGCAGATGGAGCTGTTCCGCCAGACCTTCCGCGGGGTCGACATCCTGCTCCTCGACGACATCCAGTTCATCGCCGGCAAGGAGCAGACCCAGCAGGAGTTCTTCCACACCTTCAACACCCTGCAGTCGACCGGCCGCCAGGTCGTGTTCACCTCCGATGCGAGGCCGGCCGACATCCCCGGCCTCGAGGAGCGCCTGCGCTCGCGCTTCCTGCAGGGTCTGATCGCGGACATCCAGCCGCCGGACCTCGAGACCCGCTGCGCGATCCTCCGCGAGAAGGCGCGCGCCATCGGCTGGGAGCTGCCCGAGGACGTGGTGCTGTTCATCGCGCGCCGCGTTCAGAAGAACGTCCGCGAGCTCGAGGGCTACCTCAACCGCACCATCGCCTACGCCCAGCTGAAGAACACCCGGATCACCGTCGACGTGGTGCGGATGGCGCTGTTCGAGCTGATGCCCGATCAGCGCCAGACCTCTCCCGGCGACATCATCCGTTTCGTCGCCCAGCACTACGGCATCCGCGTCGCCGACCTCAAGGGCCGCTCCAACCGGCGCTCGATCGCGCTGCCCCGCCAGGTCGCCATGTACCTGATCCGCGACATCCTCGAGCTCAGCTTTCCCGAGATCGGCAAGATCTTCGCGAAGCACCACTCGACCGCGATGTACGCGGTCGACATCATCCAGAAGATGCGCCAGTCCAATCCCGACTTCGACGCCACCCTGACCGCATTCCGCGACCACTTCGGCTGA
- the gyrA gene encoding DNA gyrase subunit A: MTDHQTYSEGDRIPITIEEELKNSYLDYAMSVIIGRALPDVRDGLKPVHRRILYGMWEAGNTAGKPYKKSARIVGDVMGKYHPHGDAAIYDTAVRMAQDFSMRYTLVDGQGNFGSVDGDAPAAMRYTEIRLTRLSEELLGDDIGRETVDWTENYDGSLVEPVVLPAQFPNLLVNGSSGIAVGMATNIPPHNLREIVDATVALIRTPSLSDRELIEIVPGPDFPTAGFIHGRSGIVDAYTTGRGIVQVRARVVVEEGEKKKRAALVVTELPYQVNKARLTEHIASLVQAKRLEGISDLRDESDRDGIRLVIELKREAIPEVVLNNLYKLTQLQTTFGIILLAVVGNQPRVFTLRELIGHFIDHRKEVVIRRTRFELARARERAHILDGLVIALDNLDAVIELIRGAADPPAAAAGLMGEFSLSELQAQAILEMRLQRLTGLERSKIVDEHREVLARIAHLEAVLASEAMVLDIIVEELLAIRSRYGDDRRTVIIADPSEISVEDLIAEEDMVITVSRGGYIKRSALAAYRAQRRGGRGRRGMSIKAEDEVEKLFVASTHAVMLFFTTAGKVFARKVHELPDVGPGGRGRALVNLLQLDSDERVAALLAVRDFAEHEDAFLLFATRLGKVKRTALAEYANIRANGLRAVAINPGDDLLSVHLTDGSRHVFMGTHRGMGIRFEEGEARPMGRVSAGVRGINLREGDWVEEVATVDPSGENDILVVTDLGFGKRTPVADFRIQQRGGHGLKLIQLTSKNGTVAGIRHVDESDQILLLTEGGILIRMNVSEIRRSGRATQGVRVIRLDEGDRVVSLAKLAEDDTADGEEPEADDSQLSDADLPADA, encoded by the coding sequence ATGACCGACCACCAGACCTACTCCGAGGGAGATCGGATCCCGATCACGATCGAGGAGGAGCTCAAGAACTCCTACCTCGACTACGCGATGTCGGTGATCATCGGGCGGGCGCTGCCCGACGTGAGAGACGGCCTCAAGCCGGTGCACCGGCGCATCCTGTACGGGATGTGGGAGGCCGGCAACACCGCCGGCAAGCCCTACAAGAAGTCGGCGCGGATCGTCGGCGACGTGATGGGGAAGTACCACCCTCACGGCGACGCGGCGATCTACGACACCGCGGTGCGGATGGCGCAGGACTTCTCGATGCGCTACACCCTGGTCGACGGCCAGGGCAACTTCGGGTCGGTGGACGGCGACGCCCCGGCGGCGATGCGCTACACCGAGATCCGCCTGACCAGGCTGTCGGAGGAGCTGCTCGGCGACGACATCGGCCGCGAGACGGTCGACTGGACCGAGAACTACGACGGCTCGCTGGTCGAGCCGGTGGTGCTGCCCGCGCAGTTTCCCAACCTGCTCGTCAACGGCTCCTCCGGGATCGCGGTCGGCATGGCCACCAACATCCCCCCCCACAACCTCCGCGAGATCGTCGATGCGACGGTGGCCCTGATCCGGACGCCCTCCCTGAGCGACCGCGAGCTGATCGAGATCGTACCCGGGCCTGACTTCCCGACCGCCGGCTTCATCCACGGCCGGAGCGGGATCGTCGACGCCTACACGACCGGCCGCGGGATCGTCCAGGTGCGGGCGCGGGTCGTGGTCGAGGAGGGGGAGAAGAAGAAGCGCGCGGCCCTGGTCGTCACCGAGCTGCCGTACCAGGTCAACAAGGCGCGGCTCACCGAGCACATCGCGTCGCTGGTGCAGGCCAAGCGTCTCGAGGGGATCAGCGATCTTCGCGACGAGTCGGACCGCGACGGCATCCGGCTCGTCATCGAGCTCAAGCGCGAGGCGATCCCGGAGGTCGTGCTCAACAACCTCTACAAGCTGACCCAGCTCCAGACCACCTTCGGCATCATCCTGCTGGCCGTGGTCGGCAACCAGCCGCGGGTGTTCACGCTGCGCGAGCTGATCGGGCACTTCATCGACCACCGCAAGGAGGTGGTCATCCGGCGCACCCGGTTCGAGCTGGCGCGGGCGCGGGAGCGCGCTCACATCCTCGATGGGCTGGTGATCGCGCTCGACAACCTCGACGCGGTGATCGAGCTGATCCGCGGCGCCGCCGACCCGCCGGCCGCCGCCGCCGGGCTGATGGGCGAGTTTTCACTCTCCGAGCTGCAGGCGCAGGCGATCCTCGAGATGCGGCTGCAGCGCCTGACCGGCCTGGAGCGCAGCAAGATCGTCGACGAGCACCGGGAGGTGCTGGCGCGAATCGCCCACCTCGAGGCAGTGCTCGCCTCCGAGGCGATGGTCCTCGACATCATCGTCGAGGAGCTGCTCGCGATCCGCAGCCGCTACGGCGACGACCGCCGCACCGTGATCATCGCCGACCCGTCCGAGATCTCGGTCGAGGACCTGATCGCCGAGGAGGACATGGTGATCACGGTCAGCCGCGGCGGCTACATCAAGCGCTCCGCGCTGGCCGCGTACCGGGCGCAGCGCCGCGGCGGCCGCGGGCGGCGGGGGATGTCGATCAAGGCCGAGGACGAGGTCGAGAAGCTGTTCGTCGCCTCGACCCACGCCGTCATGCTGTTCTTCACCACCGCGGGCAAGGTCTTCGCGCGCAAGGTGCACGAGCTACCGGATGTCGGCCCTGGGGGGCGCGGCCGGGCGCTCGTCAACCTGCTGCAGCTGGACAGCGACGAGCGGGTCGCGGCGCTGCTCGCCGTGCGCGACTTCGCGGAGCACGAGGACGCCTTCCTGCTGTTCGCCACCCGTCTCGGCAAGGTCAAGCGGACGGCGCTTGCCGAGTACGCCAACATCCGCGCCAACGGCCTGCGCGCGGTCGCCATCAACCCCGGCGACGACCTGCTGTCCGTCCACCTGACGGACGGCAGCCGGCACGTGTTCATGGGCACCCACCGCGGCATGGGGATCCGCTTCGAGGAGGGGGAGGCGCGTCCCATGGGCCGGGTCTCGGCCGGGGTGCGGGGCATCAACCTGCGCGAGGGCGACTGGGTGGAGGAGGTGGCGACGGTCGACCCCTCGGGAGAGAACGACATCCTGGTCGTCACCGACCTCGGCTTCGGCAAGCGCACACCGGTCGCCGACTTCCGGATCCAGCAGCGGGGCGGCCACGGGCTCAAGCTGATCCAGCTGACGTCGAAGAACGGCACCGTCGCCGGCATCCGGCACGTCGACGAGTCCGATCAGATCCTCCTCCTCACCGAGGGGGGCATCCTGATCCGGATGAACGTCTCCGAGATCCGGCGCAGCGGCCGGGCGACCCAGGGCGTGCGGGTGATCCGGCTCGACGAGGGGGACCGGGTGGTCTCGCTCGCCAAGCTCGCGGAGGATGACACGGCCGACGGTGAGGAGCCGGAGGCGGACGACAGCCAGCTGTCCGACGCCGACCTCCCGGCCGACGCCTGA
- the pdxT gene encoding pyridoxal 5'-phosphate synthase glutaminase subunit PdxT — protein MRVGVLALQGDWEAHLSALRDAAAPAEPVRTAAAIDRIGALVLPGGESTAMLRLMADEHLDERIRGRVVSGMPVLATCAGVILLAAAVDPRQPSLGLLDVDVVRNGYGRQVHSTVATVELDGALGEPPQTEGVFIRAPRIVRTGAGVRVLGRCGGDPVLVSSGRVVAATFHPELSTDRRVHTLFLRLLEDSDA, from the coding sequence ATGCGGGTGGGCGTGCTCGCGCTGCAGGGCGACTGGGAGGCCCACCTGTCGGCGCTGCGCGATGCCGCCGCTCCTGCCGAGCCGGTCCGCACGGCGGCCGCGATCGACCGGATCGGGGCGCTCGTGCTGCCCGGCGGGGAGTCGACCGCGATGCTGCGACTGATGGCGGACGAGCACCTCGACGAGCGGATCCGCGGCCGCGTGGTCTCCGGCATGCCGGTGCTCGCCACCTGCGCCGGCGTGATCCTGCTCGCCGCCGCCGTCGATCCGCGGCAGCCCTCGCTCGGCCTGCTCGACGTGGATGTCGTCCGCAACGGCTACGGCCGGCAGGTGCACTCGACCGTGGCGACGGTCGAGCTCGACGGCGCGCTCGGCGAGCCGCCGCAGACGGAGGGCGTGTTCATCCGGGCGCCGCGCATCGTGCGGACGGGCGCCGGGGTGCGGGTGCTCGGCCGCTGCGGCGGCGACCCGGTGCTCGTCAGCTCGGGCCGGGTGGTGGCCGCCACCTTCCACCCCGAGCTGAGCACGGACCGCCGGGTCCACACCCTGTTCCTTCGGCTCTTGGAGGACAGCGATGCCTGA
- a CDS encoding CPBP family glutamic-type intramembrane protease: MASELPAVRPVMLLHQEGVIGLVAVLGLGLRDGNPVGGLAPQGPLVLSVAVGALAGVAASGALWLTRRLPPLAELQRFQQRLVSGWTAVDAAAVALLSGIAEEALLRALLQPVIGLVPAALLFAVLHLVPDRRLWMWPAIALVLGLVLGVIFSRFGYPAAATAHCAINLLALLRLRRCEAVAAE, from the coding sequence ATGGCCAGCGAGCTCCCCGCCGTGCGCCCGGTCATGCTGCTCCACCAGGAGGGCGTGATCGGCCTGGTCGCGGTGCTCGGCCTGGGCCTTCGGGACGGCAACCCGGTCGGCGGGCTGGCTCCCCAGGGGCCGCTGGTCCTCTCGGTCGCGGTGGGCGCGCTCGCCGGGGTCGCCGCCAGCGGGGCGCTGTGGCTGACCCGGCGCCTGCCGCCGCTCGCCGAGCTGCAGCGCTTCCAGCAGCGGCTGGTCAGTGGCTGGACCGCGGTTGACGCCGCGGCGGTAGCGCTGTTGTCGGGGATCGCGGAGGAGGCACTGCTGCGCGCCCTGCTGCAGCCGGTGATCGGCCTGGTGCCGGCGGCGCTGCTGTTCGCGGTGCTCCACCTGGTGCCGGACCGGCGGCTCTGGATGTGGCCGGCGATCGCGCTCGTCCTCGGCCTGGTGCTTGGCGTGATCTTCAGCCGGTTCGGATACCCGGCCGCAGCCACCGCGCATTGCGCGATCAACCTGCTCGCGCTGCTGCGGCTGCGGCGGTGCGAGGCGGTCGCCGCGGAGTGA
- the pdxS gene encoding pyridoxal 5'-phosphate synthase lyase subunit PdxS: MSESSDQFRVKVGLAEMLKGGVIMDVTSAEQAKIAEDAGAAAVMALERVPADIRTQGGVARMAPIAKIRDIQATVSIPVMAKCRIGHIAEARMLEALEVDFIDESEVLTPADEENHVSKHGFRVPFVCGCRNLGEALRRIGEGAAMMRTKGEAGSGDIVEAVRHLRAVQRGIRGLTVLDEHELMAQAKELQAPYELVRWVAANGRLPVPNFAAGGVATPADAALCMMLGAEAVFVGSGIFKSSDPERRARAIVQAVTHWQDPAKLVEVSEGLAEAMSGLEAGKLTPEEMLSRRGW, translated from the coding sequence ATGAGCGAGTCGAGCGACCAGTTCCGCGTCAAGGTGGGGCTGGCCGAAATGCTGAAGGGCGGGGTGATCATGGACGTCACCTCGGCCGAGCAGGCGAAGATCGCCGAGGACGCCGGCGCCGCGGCCGTGATGGCGCTCGAGCGGGTGCCGGCCGACATCCGGACCCAGGGCGGCGTGGCGCGGATGGCGCCGATCGCGAAGATCCGCGACATCCAGGCGACGGTGTCGATCCCGGTCATGGCGAAGTGCCGGATCGGGCACATCGCCGAGGCCCGCATGCTGGAGGCGCTGGAGGTCGACTTCATCGACGAGAGCGAGGTGCTCACGCCGGCCGACGAGGAGAACCACGTCTCGAAGCACGGCTTCAGGGTTCCCTTCGTCTGCGGGTGCCGCAACCTCGGCGAGGCGCTGCGGCGGATCGGCGAGGGCGCGGCCATGATGCGCACCAAGGGCGAGGCCGGCTCGGGCGACATCGTCGAGGCGGTCCGCCACCTGCGGGCGGTGCAGCGCGGGATCCGGGGCCTGACCGTCCTCGACGAGCACGAGCTGATGGCCCAGGCCAAGGAGCTTCAGGCCCCCTACGAGCTGGTGCGGTGGGTGGCCGCGAACGGCCGGCTGCCGGTGCCCAACTTCGCTGCCGGCGGCGTCGCGACGCCGGCCGACGCCGCGCTGTGCATGATGCTGGGTGCCGAGGCGGTGTTCGTCGGCTCCGGCATCTTCAAGTCGAGCGACCCCGAGCGCCGGGCCAGGGCGATCGTCCAGGCGGTCACCCATTGGCAGGACCCAGCCAAGCTGGTGGAGGTCTCGGAGGGGCTCGCCGAGGCGATGTCCGGACTCGAGGCGGGCAAGCTGACCCCGGAGGAGATGCTGTCGCGCCGGGGGTGGTGA
- the dnaN gene encoding DNA polymerase III subunit beta has product MELKLQRSLVLQELSILQGVVEHRTTIPILSSILTETADDGLRMVATDLDMTIMTRCPATIQGGGRLTLESKVFQNLVRNLPEEDFVLRQAGDSVEIECGRFHSRMSIADADEYPTIPEVPDGGDYGLPLELFQLMLDRVAFAITKDDPKFQLNGALVKLIPGEVEIAATDGHRLAVVRANAPEGTPPFEQQLFPRKLLTEFARFSDARVLLSAGENHLGFRMGERTLVSRIVELRFPQYERVIVRDNPNRVRIDRRELLASLRRVSLMAHEKARGVRFRLDPAGELTLASIGYERGSAEETLGVSYQGDSLEIALNAAYMMDVLQVLECPAIELQLRDANSQTVLVPVEDDPRLEEYIYVLMPMRL; this is encoded by the coding sequence ATGGAACTCAAGCTGCAGCGAAGTCTCGTGCTCCAAGAGCTTTCCATACTGCAGGGCGTGGTCGAGCACCGAACCACGATTCCGATCCTTTCGAGCATTCTGACCGAGACGGCCGACGACGGCCTGCGCATGGTGGCGACCGACCTCGACATGACGATCATGACCCGCTGCCCGGCCACCATCCAGGGCGGCGGCCGCCTCACCCTGGAGAGCAAGGTCTTCCAGAATCTGGTTCGCAACCTGCCCGAGGAGGACTTCGTGCTCCGCCAGGCGGGCGACTCGGTCGAGATCGAGTGCGGGCGGTTCCACTCGCGGATGTCGATCGCCGACGCCGACGAGTACCCCACCATCCCGGAGGTCCCGGATGGGGGAGACTACGGGCTTCCCCTCGAGCTCTTCCAGCTGATGCTCGACCGGGTGGCATTCGCGATCACCAAGGACGACCCGAAGTTCCAGCTCAACGGGGCGCTCGTCAAGCTGATCCCGGGCGAGGTCGAGATCGCGGCCACCGACGGCCACCGGCTGGCGGTGGTGCGGGCCAACGCGCCCGAGGGCACGCCGCCCTTCGAGCAGCAGCTGTTCCCGCGCAAGCTGCTGACCGAGTTCGCGCGCTTCTCGGACGCGCGGGTGCTGCTGTCGGCGGGGGAGAACCACCTCGGCTTCCGGATGGGCGAGCGGACGCTGGTGTCGCGGATCGTCGAGCTGCGCTTTCCGCAGTACGAGCGGGTCATCGTCCGCGACAACCCCAACCGGGTGCGCATCGATCGCCGCGAGCTGCTGGCCTCGCTGCGGCGGGTCAGCCTGATGGCCCACGAGAAGGCGCGCGGCGTCAGGTTCCGGCTCGATCCCGCGGGCGAGCTGACCCTGGCCTCGATCGGGTACGAGCGGGGCAGCGCCGAGGAGACGCTGGGCGTCAGCTATCAGGGCGACAGCCTCGAGATCGCCCTCAACGCCGCCTACATGATGGATGTGCTCCAGGTCCTCGAGTGCCCGGCGATCGAGCTCCAGCTGCGCGACGCCAACTCCCAGACCGTGCTGGTCCCGGTCGAGGACGATCCCAGGCTCGAGGAGTACATCTACGTCCTCATGCCGATGAGGCTGTGA